In Schizosaccharomyces osmophilus chromosome 1, complete sequence, the genomic window AAAGACAGCATCGTGCCAGAATAGTGCCTCCAGAATGGCTGGACCTTTCGAATTTGCAAAGCCTACAGGAAcaagaaatggaaataGATATGTTTTCTAAAATGCCATTTCGATGGTTGGAAACTGGGcatttacttttgaaagctTGCCCCGATGACATTGAAGATGTGGAGGAAGTTCGACGAATTCTTTTGACAATCCGAGAAGCGAGACAGAGCAAGGCAAGGGCAGGTTTGGAAGCGGTAAACGAAGTTCAACTTGCTCTGGATAATTTGGGAGCTATGGAAATAAATGAGATTCGGCCGTTATTCCGAGAAACGATGAATCGTATGCGAAAAATTGTTCAGGTTTCAGAGGAAGAATAAATGCAACCGGGCATGAAGGGAACATTGAAATGTGTATGATGGAATCAGCATTTAGCAAAAATAGATATCAtaaatgaaggaaaatgCATGAAATGTGAAATGAGGCAAGAAGAGACAATGAAATGTAATTGTAAGGGACGGCTACGAGTCCTGAGTAGAGGCTTTTTGCTTCATCACTCGCATAGGAGTAGGGGTCTTGGAAGGACTTGCTTTTGCGGAATTCGGTTTCCGTTTCGACATGGATAATTCTTCGAGTTTATAGAATTCTTGAATCCGACTGCAAGGGAAGTTAGGAAACAGATATCAAAAAGCATGTGAAACGTACGTTCGCCAAGGAGTGACGGGTGTATTGGATGACAAAAAGGGTTGAAAATCACGAAGTTTCATATTTCTTTGAGCACGGGGGATAGAAGCCACACGCATTTCTCCCCTCATGCGTATGGTAGAAGCCAGCAAACCTGCATTGGATCGCAATCGTCGAATTTTATCGGACACTAGATAGTACTTTGTTAATAATATGTTgtttgaatgaagaaaaaaataaaaaataaaaataaaatctcCAAACCCTCTGCCCTACAATAAAACACAGAAATGTCAAGAGAATTGATTTTGGGAGGCTTTGGGAggctttggaaaaaaaaaagaaaataagattggaagaaagaaccAAGTTTCATACATTCAAAAGCAAGATTTTCAAGGATATCCGTTTTGCGTTCCTGCAAAATACGTTGTCGAACCTGACGGTGCTTGGATTCCCCAATCTCTTCGACcctttttcgtttattcATGAAGCtacttgaaaaaatcaatcaaGCAAGGAAACTGTTGATAGCTTCCTTAGAATTCAATCAAGATGAGGTACGCGTAGTGGTTGTATTTGAGAAGCAACATAAACAATCCGTTTTACCTGGGTAACATGTTCCTTGtccatgtaaacaaacgagCATTTGtaaagaagagaaagaacaTGCAGGGAGGATAAAAGAGATGACTTTTCGGTTTAGAAAAATTGCTCTAGAAGCTTTCAGGAAAAAGAGTGCGAGTTTGCACGTCCTCGAGGTTTCATTGAAATTTTCCCAGATTGCTAGCATTCAAtggagaaagaaagtaaataataaataataaataaatacaaatttcTCGCCATAGAATCATTAATGACTTGATGGCTTTAGCGATCCAAATATGACTTAAGTTGCAAATTCGAATTTGTTTCCTCTTTCCTCTTTTCATACAACCACATAAACTATTATAAAacaatccttttcttttctcctATTTATCCTAGCAAATTCCTCCAAAACTACAATGAGTAttttagctttttttttgcgtATTTTTTCTGgctgtaaacaaagaatgtaaataaacaataaatatAGAGACTCCTTCCGCTTCCTTGCATTTCTTTATCCATATTTCGGTAACGAAACAACCCCCACAATATAAGCTAAAGATGTTTACGGCGACTCCGTATTTAAAGTGTCCATTGGTAGGCAATACGGCTACACAACCAACCAACTGTACAGTCGAAAGTCTACTTGCTTCAACGACCAACCACAACAGAAGGCGAAGAACTTACTATAACCTCTCGAAACGATTGTCCTTCCATTGCAAACACTCGTCTTGTTAACCCAATGAATCCATACGAGCCCGTAGAGGGATTGTATGTGAATGCTAAACAATATCATCGTATTCTGAAAAGGCGAGAAGCCCGTGCTCGTCTGGAGGAGCGTTTGCGTGGATTGCAAACAACGAAAAAGCCATATCTACATGAGTCAAGACACAAACATGCGATGAGACGTCCCCGTGGCCCCGGTGGACGATTCTTGACGGCGGAAAAAGTTTCGCAGCTAAAGGCGCAAGAAGCATTGGAAGCAGGAAAATCAGAAAGCCCTAGTGGTTCCGAAAGTCGTGGCTTGATGGACACACTCGATTCAACCCCTACAGGTGCTACAAGCAACGAATTTCTAACCACCAACGAGACTGGCGATGACAGTCCTTCTACTCTTTCCTCGCAAGTCCCTATCAATACTGCTGGCGGCTCGGCAGGGTTGGATATAACACGTTCTAAGGAAGAGACTCAACAGAATCCTTCGATTTTTGGTGGTGCTTCAACTGCGAATTCGAATCTTCATCCCATTTCTGCCAATCCAAATACTAATGCTCATACTCATTCTGGTGCCCTAGATCCGAAACGAAATAGTGCTACCTCATCTGCTGCTCTTCCCGCCCATGCGTCTACTGGCCCTACAAGCATTGGTCATTCTGGTAACTCTGTGAATCCTCAGATTCATACTCCTTCTGCAATTACCAACAGTAAGCATCATCGACAACCCGACCCTTCGTCGAATGCTTCTACTTTGTCTGGCAATGAAAATTTACAACTTCGGACGGCTAATCCCTCCACTGTTTCCGATTCTCTTTCCGTAAATGGTTCCGGTGTAGATCTCAATTTGTCGAATCCAATGGTCTTACAACTGGATCCTTCAAATCTGTTGCATGCTCCTCCTTCCAACCAAAACTCACCTCGTTCACCCTTCTTCCCTTCCTCAACTACCGCTGAAGGTAGTAGACCTTCGCCATCCGTCGCTAATCATCACCATACTACCGTCAGCAATCCCGATTACCGAAGCCTACCTACTACAACCCATCCTAACGATGTTTTTCACAGAAACGCTACTCAAACTTACCACACTACTCCTAGTTCCGAATTGACCGGACCAAATGGCGATTCATTTGCAGATTTAGATGTATACCAAACAGATGATCCTGTAACGAATAGTCTTATTCAATCTCACAATCCCATGGGCCCAATTGGAGATTTAAGCGACCCAAGCGCCGCCCATGGCTCCGGGATTCCAAACTTGAGCAGTCATCATATGGGTCATCTTAATTTAACAGACAATGACCAAAATTCTATAATTATTGATCAGCAACCATACACTTCCCATGATTCCGCCAATGCTCATCCCTAAAATGCTTGACGGtcaatggtttttttttggcatATTCCTTTCGTTGTTTTGACCCCTTCTTTCATAAACTATTGAAAAATACCCCCACTTTCTTAGATCTTAGCAAAACCGTTCTCCGAACGacagaaaagaacaagagaCCTTATAAAAAACTGCATGCTAGCAAGGCTAGTAATGATACGAGTAAATTCACCATATAAATCAATTCGTCGCATCCTCAGAGAATGAGCACGGCGGTTCACTGTTTCTATATCGTTTCATTAAACTTTCATACTTACCAAATAACCAGCATATCCCAACCAAGCTAGGTAAGGAATAAGTATCTTGGATGCAGTTGGAGCGATCGGCCACCATGTCTTGACCAGCCAGCCTACCATACCCGTCAATGCTCCAATGTTGACGAGGGCGAGTTTTGGTTTCCCGTACAAGAAGAGTGGCATCCACGCAACATTAAGCGCCAATTGGGTTAGATACAAAGCCGCACCTTTGCGACCGGCATTGGTAATCAGCAGGGGATCCGCTCGGTAAGCCAAATGCGAGGCATAACCCATAGCAAAATATAAAGCTGTCCAAACGGGGCCAAAAAGGTAAGCGGGTGGGTGAAATCTTGGCTTCCTGCTTTTATTATAGATGTCAACGCTCTTTTTATTGACGCTCGCCGTTAACCATCCGAATGCAGTAGGCACAAGACCGGCGGTCCACCAGGTTTGCGAAATGCTCgtaaaaattttataattcaAGTCCATAATCGTGTACTTTATTAAACTAATTCTTTGGTTAATCCACTGCGGGTGATCGAACCATCTCTGTAGAAGGAGAATCCAAATGCATCTATTACATACCAATGAATTCGTTATAAAATGTCGTTACAAATGAATTGATTTCTTGATGTTTGCAGAAGGTATCTTTCCCAAGCACCTGAAGGATGTTATataaataacaattcaGCTAAAGTTTCACCATTGCGTCATAAACGCACAATGAtttcaaagcaaacatggcaagtaaaaaaaaatggaaaggGAATGTATAACATAGGCATGACTATAATAGTAACCCTGTGTTAAATATATAGTGCTGGTTTATAGAAGAATGAAAGGAAGCATGTTCGAAGCTTTGATTTGCCTTGCCCCAACCAACCTTTGAGATTTCGAGCGGCTTGTCATGATACAATTGACTGAATCCAACGTATGCATtatgaaaaggaatattattcttcaaatacTCTTCCTCATTCCCACAGGAGAGAACAACTTTGATGGGAACAATTGGCCGACAAAGTGTCTATCGAAATTGGCAAagtaattgaaaatatcaGATACCGACATGCACAAAAGTGTTCATAAGAGATGTACGATCATGAGAGGAGCAAGTCttctttctgttttgaaaatttaaatGATCGTTTCCTCACAATTTCgatcctttttgtttgtttaccacTGAATGAGAGGACGACTTCGTTAAAGTAGATATCGCAGGGAAACCAACATGTGAAATCAGAGGAGGTGACATTGGAAGTAGCAAAGGTCTAATCAAATGGAACCAGTGGTTTCAATGCTTCCACTTCCACATTCCAGGATGAGTTGGCAtggattcaaaaaagccGTCAACCGGGCTGGTACCTCGGTAGGTAACTGTTGGAATATAAATGTCTAACGAATTTTTCCTAGGTGATGATGAAAACTGGTCATGTTGAACGTACCGTGGACCGTGAATTTGAAACAGAAGAACGACGCTACCGCACTATGGAAACTGCGGCTAAAAAGctacaaaaagaagctaaGGGTTATTTGGATGCACTTCGTGCCATGACAGCTTCCCAAACGAGAATTGCTAACACAATTGATGCCTTTTATGGAGACGCCGGTTCCAAAGACGGTGTAAGCGCTTACTATCGGCAAGTAGTCGAAGATTTGGATGCAGACACCGTCAAAGAGCTTGATGGTCCTTTCCGTACTACTGTCTTGGAACCTATTTCAAGGTTCTGTAGCTATTTCCCTGACATCAACGCTGCCATCACCAAACGAAATCATAAATTGCTCGACCATGATGCTATGCGTGCCAAAGTTCAAAAGCTGGTTGATAAGCCTTCTAGTGATCCTTCAAAGCTTCCCCGAACGGAGAAAGATGCAGCTACTGCGAAGGACATATACGAAACTCTTAATAATCAACTCACCACCGAATTACCACAACTGATTAGTCTTCGTGTTCCTTACCTTGACCCAAGCTTTGAAGCCTTGGTCAAAATTCAGCTGCGCTTCTGTCGCGAAGGCTATGAAAAAATGGCTCAAGTTCAGCAGTACTTTGACAGCTCAGTCCGTGAAGACTACTCGAATGGAATGCTTGATGACAAAGTGGAACAGGTTCTCCAGAGCATGCGTGATCTTTCTATCAGTGGTCTAAGCAATAAttaatgtttttattaccttttttccatattcctttgtctttttttttggttccATATATCCTTGTACGTCTTCGCATATGCCGGTAGTTTTAAAAACCTGTTACGATTTGAAATCTGCCTTGATTTCCCAAACTTTGTCTTCGAATATTGTTATGAGCAGGATATTTTTCCATCATTAAAGAATGCACTCAATTTATGTCTTTGCGACACTCCTTTTTGGTGATAAAAGTTGAATATTCagtttattatttatttatcaCATAAATTTTCACGAGTGCTTCTAATGACttttatttccttctttttcttaatcCTCAGATGTAGAGACATTGCTTGGCCTCTTTTTTACGCACGATTGAGTCTATGATTTGGTATTTACGTTTTAACGCTAAAGGCTTGCATAATCAATCCTTACTGTATTAATAGTTCAATTTTTACTTAGGAAGCTCGTGTATGtggtttttttattattattttcatctttacCTATTAGTAAAgcatataaacaaaattccATTACTGCTTTTTACTTCTCCCTTAGCATAACGATGTTAAACTCTGAGGCAGTCATTATGTATCTAAGTTCTTTACTCAAACCCAATTTACTCAGTAATCCAATTCAGGAATTTTTTGTGTAGGAGCATCCAAATCCCGGTAATCTTTGTATTGATCACGACGTTCCGAATATGTATCTTGTCGATGATATGGCTTTTGAGATGAGGTATGCTGTAAATCCTCAAACTCAGGaccatttctttttcgatCATAAGAGTTACCAGGATACGAGATAgaataatttttgtttgcaagGTACTGAGCAGCATGAGAAGGACTTACTACCTTGGGATCCATAACCCTTCCTGGATCCAAGACGTAATTCCGCAAACAAATAGCTATCTTTTTCACATGATCTAACCATTCCGGATGCTTTTTGGTAATATGTTTTATAACAAATTTAGGACCCAAAAACAGTTTAGTACAGGCTCCTACGTGGCAACGGTACTTTTGCTCGTCCTCTCTAAGAATTACCGAATCAATTTCGGAATTTACAAAGCTATCCACTGGTAGTGAACCTTTGGATTTTAAGTCGACAGATTCGGGATCAAGCAAACATGCGTAGTCATTCTCTAAATTCGAAAACCAAACTGTTTCTTCCTGAGAGACTTCATTGTTGTCATCATAAGGTTTCCTTGAGTATCCAGCAGGATTATCTTGCAATAAAGCGATTAGACTTGAGTAATTCCTGCACGTCCAAAAATCGAATGTAGCCACTTGACGAAGATACTCCACAAGTATATCACACAACTGAACGTTGTGTATacgttctttttctatttcatcCTCTGTGTCTACCGGAACGGAAAAAACTTTATCTTGTAGTTTTTCAGATATATCCTGCGGTAAGTTGTACATGACAACAAATCTATTCATTGTTTTATACAGAATactcaaaatttttttgcttgcaTCGTTGGAAGAGGAGATAGAAGGAAGAGAAGCCGGGACACAGTTTCTTGGGAATTTCGGACTTTCGGTTTCTATTGTATAATTCGAGGCTAATTGAACACCGTCaaggatttcttttgccCCTTCAATCGCGACGTCTGGCTTTAGATGAACCCAAACAGAGCGTTCGTAGTCCTTTGTAAATTTCATGCGCGAAACTGAGAAATAGTCAATAATGTCAATATTGTCAAACACTTGGTGCATGTTAGCCATTGAGATGCTTGGCAACACGTGTCGAATTAACAAGGTCCTATCTTTTGCTGATTCCCTAGAGTCCATTAAATATTTGAAGTATGGAACCTCCTTTACGAGCGAATCCATATCCGGATTAGTTTCGCTACTCAAGTTTTTTACCTCAGTAGGTATATCCTGGTCATTTGGTAGCTTGAAAGCATCATAATATCcattttcaaacttttctaaaaatatGTTATGCATAGATAGTCGGtatgatttttctttctccgAGATTTCACGCAATCGACCCTGAGATTCGTCAAACCAATAAGTGTCTTCAAACCATGCTTCATCGCAGTGATCCAGCACAAAACTTTTAGCAGTTCTAGCATACAGGTCCTGTTTATAGCTATTGTAAGTACCGTGTAAAGATTTGTACAAATCCTCTGTCGtagaagaaatcaaattcTCTTGGCTATACCAACGAATAAAACGCTCATAGGATATAACAGCTTCTTGGCTATATGGGTCATTGATACTATCAGTTGTTAATTTGACTTTGAAAAGAGCTTGCATCATCACGTACCTTCTTGAGGATGAATAATGAGCCCCAGAAACTGCATTTGTTTAGTTAGTTCCTAATCCAAAACGACAATTCAGGTCATACCTCGAGGTCTTTTATCGTAATGCTCGTCTCTGTACGAATCTCTTCCGCTTATGGGCGACCTCTCTCTGTAGGACCCAGCACCATTGTCATACGGAGGGCTCTGTGATCTTTTTCGAATTTTATCTAATATATTAGTTTATAAGTACCAGATAATTGAATCTTCAAGAAATAGCGTACCTCTTCTGAATCGACTAGTCTCTCGATTATCTGTCTGTTCAATATCGCTCATCCTTGAGTTTTTACTTCAATGAAAGCTTCAGAATAAAAATTCGTTTATTCTACGTTAAAATACACAAAAATTACACTCTTTAGCCCAAGACAAGTGTCGAGTAGATGTAGACGCGTTGTCAAATAATTTGCTCGGTGAGAAGATGAGTGACACTGCTATGCTTTCCTTACagatattttgaaatgcACTTATGAACTGTTGAAATGTGGAAATaggaaataaatatataaatagtAACTATTTTTGATATGCcttatttttgttgtttcttttaagaaagaaaacatagCAAAAAGAACCATTTCTAGTAAGTAATCTTCTATTGAAAACGAACGTAAAATGTTCTTAATAGTATTCGTCCTCTCCTGTAAAggattctattttatttcttagTTCGCTCGTACTAGATCCCGGTTTTGCCAGTGAAGCCAAGCTCATGCTTTGGTATCCCACGAGTAGTACCTTCCGTAGCATATCCCAGAGTTCAGTGCTAGATTCACAGCGAGTTAACACTCCATGTTTGTCTTGAACAATATCAACTGCATCTAAGATATGTTCTGCTGCTTCCTCATAACAACTCATATTTATACATGATATGGAAAGGTTGGACCGTGTGCGAACATACTGAGGCTGTAGCTCCAACGAACGCTTGTAAGCTTGTAATGCCTTTCCTTCTTGATTTGAATTTGTTAACGAGGCTCCCAATTTATTCCACAAAACACAGTTTCTGGGATCGCTTTGGGCCGCTTTCTGAAAGCAATCAGCCGCTTTTGAGAAATCCTCCAAAAGATACATGGTAATTCCCAATCCGGTCTGAGCCTTGTCATCAGCTTTCTTGGATgttaataataaatatatcaAGTCAAGAAAGCAAGCTTGAACAGCTTTTGTATTATCAGGAGCTTTCAATCTTTCAAACTTGTGCTCTATACTGGAAAAACGGCTAGAATATTCAGGATGAGACGTATAAAGCCAGTCGCGCAAACATGCTAAAGCATTTTCTCGCAAACCCTGGTTTACATATGCTACTGCCAAATCCATTTCAGTGTTGGCTTGATTAGAACCCaaatttttcgtttctatTAAAGATTCGACAACTCGGCTTTCGTTGCCTAGCAAGGTATGAACATATGCAAGAGACTGCCAAGTTTCTAAATGTGAaggattttgcaaaataGATTTTTCAAGTAAAACTGCGGCTTCGCAAATTGAACCGTTGTTCTTTATTAACATTTGAGCTTTCTCATAAACATTCTCTAGAAAGGGAAGtgtttctattttttttaaattggaGTCAAATTGTTCGTCACTAAATACGTCCTCTTTTGCGAGATCATCTTCCTTGTTTATATTTGTATACGAAACTTCCGGTATATCCGTTCCCTGCGTATTTGTAGCTTGTGAGGAAGCATACTGGTTTGACGTACTTTCGTCATTTGTAAAATTATTCAGCTGTTCGTTTTTCTCAGTTAAGTAAGGAAATCTTACCTTTGCTTCTGCATACAACTCTTCCCAGCGTGCTTGATAATCTTCAAGTGACTTCGGATCAAGGCCATTTGCTCGTAGAGTGGTCAACCTGTCTGTCCACAGCTGTTCCAAGGTCAATGGCGCTTGAGAGGGTTGTTTAAGCTTCTCATTCTCTGAATTGATCAATTGTAAGGACGCGTTATTAAATTGTTCCATGAACTCGTTTTCATCGACTTGAGCAGTTTCCAAAGTAGATTGAGTTGAGGGTGCAAACAAAGGCAAATGAGGcgatgaaaaaggaatcgGCACGGTATCTACCAGTTCATTTCTTGGCTTTATGGCATCACTATTGACTCCGGACGGTAGCTGCTGATGAAATTCAGAACACCATTGTGCTTCGGAGTTTTGACTTTGTCGATTTTTATAGGCTGAAAACTCTTCAGACAAATCTGAATTTAGAGCCAAAGGAGAACTCTTTGCGGTATCATTAAATCGTGAAAAATGCTGATTTTGATTAGATGACTGACTGAAATCTTTCCAACGTTGAAATGCAGAGGACTCCGAAGATGCAAAACTAGGAGCCGCAACAGTAGAGGGATGAAGCGAGTTGCTTAGAGCTTTGGGATGATAAGCCTTTGATTTTAAAGCCCCATCGTGTACGGACAAGTTCAGTTTTCGAACCGGATTTTGCGTTGCTGAACATCCAGGTTGAGAGGAAAACGACATGCTCGTACAAACTATAGAATATCAAAAATTATGTTGAGACGAAAAGTACTTAACCAGAAAGGTGTTTTGGCAAGAGACAGAAAGGCCTACAGATTACCCAAAAAATGGTTTGCAAAAAGCTACGTTTCCGGAACCTTTTCAATAAAGACGAGTCAATTAGTGTATTATAAAGAAGTCCAACAGATACGAATTGAAATCAGGGAATAACAGCAATTTGTTGGAGAATGCCACAGAACGCCGAGTCCTTTCGCAATTTActcttttcaataaatagataaataaatttgttCAAAGTTACTTTCCACAATGTTTAAAACTGACAATTTCCCATTTTTTTACTAGgctcttttgtttgctggTAGTGTGTTGGAGATGTGGGATATTTGGTACTACACAATCAAACTCAATATGGAAATCAGGGAAGTCAAAATTATGAGGgtaaagaataaagaaaatatattatttaatacctttttttaaaggaaaTAGCTAGCACTGGGTAAtgattttaattttaaaagcTTCTTTATACTTGGGCATACTCTTCTTTGGTTATGTTTTACTATGCTAAGAGATCAAGATCCAtaacaaaatgaatttcatGGTGATTGATGAATTCTCTCCGAAAGTCAGAAATCTGTTAAAtatagaataaaaattgaCATATAAAAGTATTATGCTAGTCATATCAATAGTAAGATGTCATAAACATGAAACAAACATTATCTCAGTGCTCGCTTTAAAAAACTTAATAGCTCATGAAATCACTGACAGTTAATGGCGATACGTTGGGTGCAATCTGGTTGAGTCATTACTTCTAAGGATGAGGAAACATTGAAAGCATTATAGAAAATCGAAACATTAAAACATTTCCGGAACCTCACTATTGACGCCAATTGAAGAAGTTAGTAAAATTTCGgattttttcatattctcTAATTCATATACGGGCTTCATATAACATCGATCTGTTTATCCACTTCATTGTACTTTAATATTCGAAATTACTTTAGCCCATAAGAGGACGAAGGATTTGATTAAGCCAAAAGgatgttttgcttttcctttagaCAAGAAAGGGATTCAGTATTTATTAATTGTCAAATTTCCAGAACCCATTTTTACACTTCAAGTAAATATCCATGACTGTGCCAgaggaaatgaaaaaaatccttcttCATGAGTTATTACTCAACATCGAAATCAATTCCGAAGGTGATGTACGATATGCCAACTCTGCTTTCTACAGATTTATaggaaaaacaataagTGATCCCTTGCTACAACCGCCTTGTAACTTTTATGATTGTATCACGAAAACGAGCGTTCCTAGAGTCCAACGCGCAattcaaatgctttttaATGGATCTACTAAAATCACGCATTTTCAAACTTCGCTTCTATGCAGCACTAACATGGCCCCTACTATGTTTATGAATAGCAAAGATTATGAGATATCACCAGACCAGGAAAAAATCGGAGTGAAGCTTGCTTTCCGAGGAATCCTCGTGGATGCTTTAGAAGGTAAAGAATCTAGAATCCTATGGTCTGCCAAATGCTTATATCCAGAACGTTATCATATAAGTCATATGgactttgttttattcAACACCCTTGGCATCGGCTCTTTTGTCTTACAGAATTATGTAGAAAGAGCCCATAAAGTTAAATATATGCACTCTCCTCCTCCTGTTTCTCACTTATGTTACTTTtgtgaaagaagaatcccCGATTGGTATTATGAAGTACATACCGATTCTTGTTTGGTATGGAGCGAACTCGTCCAAATTGTATTGGATATACGGAagcaaattcaaataaagaaggTAGAGCTGCTCAAGTACAGTCAGTTGCTTCCTCGTGCCACTAGTGTAATTAGTGAGGAGACATACTTAACGTTGCCAATTATTTCAGTTCTGCAGACAAAGTCTGGCAAATATAAACGTTTCCGTTTAAAATCCTGGCATTCCTGTATTAAATTCTTGGATCGTCAACTGATTGCAGCTGAGCAAACGTTTGAAGAACTGGGAAAAAGCACCTTTTTAGTCATCTCTAAAGAGTTGGCtattgaaatgaaagaaaaagttatgAAAAAGGCCCTTTTACTTTGGaaatttgactttttgtCCCCCTGTAAAATTCAAAGCTTTTTTCACGAAGTGCATTCTTTGCTTACTTTGAGTCTCAAATATAATCTTAAGCTTTGCAATCATAACATGATACACGGAATAACTTTTCAAGAAGTGAAGCATTTCCTGCTTAGGTACTTGAGAAACTATTTGTGCTTAAATTTGAACAGTATTGATTATGAAATATTTTCCGGTGATACAAAGCTGATTACAACGATTCACAATCAATCACATCGACAAGGCTATAGAGACCCGAATCTTTCTAAGGTTGACTTGATTTTATCAGAATCACGGGTGATACCTGACCAACTTCCTCAATTCAATACGAATAATA contains:
- the nbl1 gene encoding Borealin-like protein Nbl1, producing the protein MNKRKRVEEIGESKHRQVRQRILQERKTDILENLAFELSDKIRRLRSNAGLLASTIRMRGEMRVASIPRAQRNMKLRDFQPFLSSNTPVTPWRTRIQEFYKLEELSMSKRKPNSAKASPSKTPTPMRVMKQKASTQDS
- the hob3 gene encoding BAR adaptor protein Hob3 gives rise to the protein MEPVVSMLPLPHSRMSWHGFKKAVNRAGTSVMMKTGHVERTVDREFETEERRYRTMETAAKKLQKEAKGYLDALRAMTASQTRIANTIDAFYGDAGSKDGVSAYYRQVVEDLDADTVKELDGPFRTTVLEPISRFCSYFPDINAAITKRNHKLLDHDAMRAKVQKLVDKPSSDPSKLPRTEKDAATAKDIYETLNNQLTTELPQLISLRVPYLDPSFEALVKIQLRFCREGYEKMAQVQQYFDSSVREDYSNGMLDDKVEQVLQSMRDLSISGLSNN
- the pex5 gene encoding peroxisomal targeting signal receptor Pex5, with product MSFSSQPGCSATQNPVRKLNLSVHDGALKSKAYHPKALSNSLHPSTVAAPSFASSESSAFQRWKDFSQSSNQNQHFSRFNDTAKSSPLALNSDLSEEFSAYKNRQSQNSEAQWCSEFHQQLPSGVNSDAIKPRNELVDTVPIPFSSPHLPLFAPSTQSTLETAQVDENEFMEQFNNASLQLINSENEKLKQPSQAPLTLEQLWTDRLTTLRANGLDPKSLEDYQARWEELYAEAKVRFPYLTEKNEQLNNFTNDESTSNQYASSQATNTQGTDIPEVSYTNINKEDDLAKEDVFSDEQFDSNLKKIETLPFLENVYEKAQMLIKNNGSICEAAVLLEKSILQNPSHLETWQSLAYVHTLLGNESRVVESLIETKNLGSNQANTEMDLAVAYVNQGLRENALACLRDWLYTSHPEYSSRFSSIEHKFERLKAPDNTKAVQACFLDLIYLLLTSKKADDKAQTGLGITMYLLEDFSKAADCFQKAAQSDPRNCVLWNKLGASLTNSNQEGKALQAYKRSLELQPQYVRTRSNLSISCINMSCYEEAAEHILDAVDIVQDKHGVLTRCESSTELWDMLRKVLLVGYQSMSLASLAKPGSSTSELRNKIESFTGEDEYY
- the pir2 gene encoding MTREC (exosome adaptor) complex zf-C2H2 type zinc finger subunit Pir2, which translates into the protein MSDIEQTDNRETSRFRRDKIRKRSQSPPYDNGAGSYRERSPISGRDSYRDEHYDKRPRVSGAHYSSSRSINDPYSQEAVISYERFIRWYSQENLISSTTEDLYKSLHGTYNSYKQDLYARTAKSFVLDHCDEAWFEDTYWFDESQGRLREISEKEKSYRLSMHNIFLEKFENGYYDAFKLPNDQDIPTEVKNLSSETNPDMDSLVKEVPYFKYLMDSRESAKDRTLLIRHVLPSISMANMHQVFDNIDIIDYFSVSRMKFTKDYERSVWVHLKPDVAIEGAKEILDGVQLASNYTIETESPKFPRNCVPASLPSISSSNDASKKILSILYKTMNRFVVMYNLPQDISEKLQDKVFSVPVDTEDEIEKERIHNVQLCDILVEYLRQVATFDFWTCRNYSSLIALLQDNPAGYSRKPYDDNNEVSQEETVWFSNLENDYACLLDPESVDLKSKGSLPVDSFVNSEIDSVILREDEQKYRCHVGACTKLFLGPKFVIKHITKKHPEWLDHVKKIAICLRNYVLDPGRVMDPKVVSPSHAAQYLANKNYSISYPGNSYDRKRNGPEFEDLQHTSSQKPYHRQDTYSERRDQYKDYRDLDAPTQKIPELDY
- the psf2 gene encoding GINS complex subunit Psf2, whose protein sequence is MALPRELEATFSPEEVEFLAGNEYTDIVPLETMDQLPLVSATIPIMKPPRKCRVPLWLALELKRQHRARIVPPEWLDLSNLQSLQEQEMEIDMFSKMPFRWLETGHLLLKACPDDIEDVEEVRRILLTIREARQSKARAGLEAVNEVQLALDNLGAMEINEIRPLFRETMNRMRKIVQVSEEE
- the tps0 gene encoding mitochondrial outer membrane protein, TspO/MBR-related, implicated in lipid/sterol transport, tspO, with amino-acid sequence MDLNYKIFTSISQTWWTAGLVPTAFGWLTASVNKKSVDIYNKSRKPRFHPPAYLFGPVWTALYFAMGYASHLAYRADPLLITNAGRKGAALYLTQLALNVAWMPLFLYGKPKLALVNIGALTGMVGWLVKTWWPIAPTASKILIPYLAWLGYAGYLNFGHCLLN
- a CDS encoding CCAAT-binding factor complex subunit Php2, with protein sequence MNPYEPVEGLYVNAKQYHRILKRREARARLEERLRGLQTTKKPYLHESRHKHAMRRPRGPGGRFLTAEKVSQLKAQEALEAGKSESPSGSESRGLMDTLDSTPTGATSNEFLTTNETGDDSPSTLSSQVPINTAGGSAGLDITRSKEETQQNPSIFGGASTANSNLHPISANPNTNAHTHSGALDPKRNSATSSAALPAHASTGPTSIGHSGNSVNPQIHTPSAITNSKHHRQPDPSSNASTLSGNENLQLRTANPSTVSDSLSVNGSGVDLNLSNPMVLQLDPSNLLHAPPSNQNSPRSPFFPSSTTAEGSRPSPSVANHHHTTVSNPDYRSLPTTTHPNDVFHRNATQTYHTTPSSELTGPNGDSFADLDVYQTDDPVTNSLIQSHNPMGPIGDLSDPSAAHGSGIPNLSSHHMGHLNLTDNDQNSIIIDQQPYTSHDSANAHP